One part of the uncultured Bacteroides sp. genome encodes these proteins:
- the buk gene encoding butyrate kinase: MRILAINPGSTSTKIAVYENENRIFVTTFYHSPEALSHFPTILSQYDYRKELIIDELKKENLFSDFAAIVGRGGLLKPIASGVYEVNEAMKNDLRNATMQHACNLGGLLAEDIALLIPGCKAYIADPVVVDELEDVARLSGSPLMMRKSVFHALNHKAIARKYARSVNKKYEELDLVVAHLGGGISVAAHRQGRVIDVNNALEGSGPFSPERAGTLPARQLVDLCFSGDYTQEEIKKMITGRGGLMAHLGTTDAQNVVKRINEGDARAELVLKSMIYNIAKEIGAMSVVLQGKVDAILLTGGISYNDYCINKLREHIAFIAPVCVFPGEDEMEALAFNALGVLRGKLNCKEYY; the protein is encoded by the coding sequence ATGAGAATTCTTGCGATTAATCCCGGTTCCACTTCTACAAAAATAGCAGTGTACGAGAACGAAAACCGTATTTTTGTAACAACATTCTATCATTCACCCGAGGCTCTGTCTCATTTTCCTACAATCCTTTCTCAGTACGATTACCGAAAGGAATTGATTATTGATGAGCTTAAAAAAGAAAACCTCTTTTCAGATTTTGCCGCAATTGTTGGTCGTGGCGGATTACTTAAACCAATTGCCAGCGGTGTATATGAGGTGAATGAGGCTATGAAGAATGATCTTCGGAATGCTACCATGCAACATGCATGTAATCTTGGCGGACTACTGGCCGAAGATATTGCTCTTCTTATCCCTGGTTGCAAAGCGTACATTGCTGATCCTGTAGTTGTAGACGAACTGGAAGATGTTGCTCGCCTGTCGGGCTCTCCATTAATGATGCGTAAGTCTGTTTTTCATGCTCTTAATCATAAGGCTATAGCTCGTAAATATGCTCGTTCCGTTAATAAGAAATATGAAGAACTTGATTTGGTTGTAGCTCATTTGGGCGGAGGTATTTCCGTGGCTGCCCACCGACAGGGAAGGGTTATTGATGTGAATAATGCCCTTGAAGGCAGTGGCCCGTTTTCGCCCGAGAGAGCAGGAACGCTTCCTGCCCGACAATTGGTTGATCTTTGCTTTAGTGGCGATTATACCCAAGAAGAGATTAAAAAGATGATTACCGGTAGGGGCGGATTGATGGCTCATCTGGGAACAACCGATGCACAGAATGTGGTTAAAAGAATCAACGAAGGAGATGCAAGGGCTGAGCTTGTGCTGAAATCCATGATTTATAATATAGCCAAAGAGATTGGTGCCATGAGCGTAGTACTTCAAGGGAAAGTCGATGCAATTCTTCTTACCGGAGGTATTTCATACAACGATTATTGCATTAATAAACTTAGGGAACATATTGCTTTTATTGCCCCGGTTTGTGTGTTCCCCGGAGAGGATGAGATGGAAGCATTGGCCTTTAATGCTTTAGGAGTTTTAAGAGGAAAACTAAATTGTAAAGAGTATTATTAG
- a CDS encoding DUF3667 domain-containing protein, which produces MSQLTCKNCGNEFEGKFCNNCGQKASADRLTYKSLVESLMHGFLHVDKGFFYTIKMLFINPGRLVQDYISCKRVNYFQPFPLLIILSAIYGLLHHWLTPEVVETVTAGAKHSDGIFRIVLGNGAPIQLNKTFINMLEFIINHLSENYAFMNIFIIPPFILATKIAFRKAGAYNYNFVEYLFGGAYLSSLYIVISILFMPFELLLKGSSYLSGWENITWIVYFLVTLYFFYHLFEGGIRKTIKRTVYTYVLYFPFLLIYVILGVLIAALIAFAGQGLGHLTGLC; this is translated from the coding sequence ATGTCTCAATTAACATGTAAGAACTGCGGCAACGAGTTCGAAGGTAAATTCTGCAATAATTGTGGTCAGAAAGCCAGCGCTGATAGATTAACTTATAAGTCATTGGTAGAATCATTGATGCATGGATTTCTCCATGTAGATAAAGGTTTCTTTTATACTATTAAAATGCTGTTTATTAATCCGGGGAGGCTGGTTCAGGACTATATCAGCTGTAAGAGGGTTAATTATTTCCAGCCGTTTCCTTTACTTATTATTCTTTCTGCAATCTATGGGCTTCTTCATCATTGGTTAACTCCTGAAGTTGTTGAAACCGTAACAGCTGGTGCAAAGCATTCCGATGGGATTTTTAGAATCGTGCTTGGCAATGGAGCGCCTATTCAGCTGAACAAGACTTTTATTAATATGCTGGAGTTTATAATAAACCACCTGTCGGAGAATTATGCTTTCATGAATATCTTCATTATTCCTCCGTTTATTCTGGCTACGAAGATTGCTTTTCGGAAAGCAGGAGCATACAATTATAATTTTGTGGAATATCTTTTTGGTGGTGCTTATCTTTCCAGTTTATATATTGTTATTTCAATCCTCTTTATGCCGTTTGAACTTTTGTTGAAGGGTTCTTCTTATTTATCCGGTTGGGAAAATATTACCTGGATAGTTTACTTTTTGGTAACATTGTACTTCTTTTATCATTTGTTTGAGGGAGGCATCAGAAAAACAATCAAAAGAACAGTTTATACATATGTGCTGTATTTTCCTTTTCTTTTGATTTATGTAATTCTGGGAGTTCTAATAGCAGCGCTTATAGCTTTTGCGGGACAAGGATTAGGCCATCTCACAGGCCTTTGCTGA
- a CDS encoding DUF4491 family protein produces MELLNSYHLTGLVIGICTFLIIGLFHPVVVKAEYYWGTKCWWIFLLLGIVGVIASFTTEDIFLSSLSGVFAFSSFWTIKEVFEQEERVKKGWFPKNPKRTYKF; encoded by the coding sequence ATTGAATTGCTTAATTCATATCATCTTACAGGACTTGTAATTGGTATTTGCACTTTCCTCATAATCGGACTTTTTCATCCCGTTGTGGTTAAAGCTGAATATTACTGGGGAACAAAATGCTGGTGGATATTCCTGTTATTAGGGATTGTTGGTGTTATTGCCTCTTTCACTACTGAAGATATATTTCTGTCTTCACTATCAGGCGTATTTGCGTTCTCTTCTTTCTGGACTATAAAAGAGGTCTTTGAACAGGAAGAAAGGGTAAAAAAAGGATGGTTTCCGAAAAACCCAAAACGAACATACAAATTCTAA
- a CDS encoding Lrp/AsnC ligand binding domain-containing protein codes for MEKIDKLDRQILEIISQNARIPFKDVAAECGVSRAAIHQRVQRLIDLGVIVGSGYHVNPKSLGYRTCTYVGIKLEKGSMYKNVVAQLEKIPEVVECHFTTGPYTMLTKVYACDNEHLMELLNSKMQEIPGVTATETLISLEQSIKKEIPIKIQKNLADD; via the coding sequence ATGGAAAAGATAGACAAACTTGACAGACAGATTCTGGAGATAATCTCACAGAATGCTCGTATTCCTTTTAAAGATGTCGCTGCAGAATGTGGCGTTTCACGCGCAGCCATTCATCAGCGTGTGCAACGATTGATAGATCTGGGTGTTATTGTCGGATCTGGATATCACGTAAACCCTAAAAGCTTAGGCTACAGAACTTGTACTTATGTAGGAATAAAGCTCGAAAAGGGTTCTATGTATAAAAATGTAGTAGCTCAGCTAGAGAAGATTCCAGAAGTTGTAGAATGTCATTTCACAACCGGTCCTTACACAATGCTTACCAAAGTATATGCATGCGACAATGAGCACTTAATGGAACTGCTAAATTCTAAAATGCAGGAAATTCCAGGAGTTACTGCTACCGAAACATTGATTTCCCTGGAACAAAGTATTAAAAAAGAGATTCCAATCAAAATACAAAAGAACTTAGCGGATGATTGA
- a CDS encoding FKBP-type peptidyl-prolyl cis-trans isomerase, with the protein MKKVSIFMAIAAAATLASCTGKGPKADLKTDIDSLSYSIGMSQTQGLKDYLVQRVEMDTAYMDEFIKGLNEGVKETSKKKDAYYAGLQIGQQIKNQMIKGVNKELFGADSTKTISVDNFMAGFVAGTLGKGQKMTMQQAQEYTQKNMEAIKAKSMEKNYGANKKAGEDFLAANKAKPGIVTTASGLQYKIVKAGTGATPSDTSKVKVNYKGTLIDGTEFDSSYKRKEPATFVANQVIKGWTEALKLMPVGSKWIIYVPQNLAYGSRDAGQIKPFSTLVFEVELLEIVK; encoded by the coding sequence ATGAAAAAAGTTAGTATTTTTATGGCTATTGCTGCAGCAGCAACTCTTGCTTCTTGTACAGGTAAAGGCCCAAAAGCAGATCTTAAGACAGACATCGACTCTTTGTCTTATTCTATTGGTATGAGCCAGACTCAAGGTTTAAAAGATTACTTAGTACAAAGAGTAGAGATGGATACTGCCTATATGGATGAATTCATCAAAGGATTAAATGAAGGTGTTAAAGAAACTAGCAAGAAGAAAGACGCTTACTATGCTGGTCTTCAGATTGGTCAACAAATCAAGAATCAAATGATCAAAGGGGTCAACAAAGAATTGTTCGGAGCAGATTCGACTAAAACAATCAGTGTTGATAACTTCATGGCTGGTTTCGTTGCAGGAACATTGGGCAAAGGTCAGAAGATGACAATGCAACAAGCTCAGGAATACACTCAGAAGAACATGGAAGCTATCAAGGCAAAATCAATGGAAAAGAATTACGGAGCTAACAAAAAAGCCGGTGAAGATTTCCTTGCTGCCAACAAAGCAAAACCAGGTATTGTAACAACTGCTAGCGGACTTCAATATAAAATTGTAAAGGCTGGTACTGGAGCAACTCCTTCAGATACTTCTAAAGTAAAAGTTAACTATAAAGGTACTTTAATTGACGGAACAGAATTTGACAGTTCTTACAAACGTAAAGAACCTGCAACATTTGTTGCTAACCAAGTAATCAAAGGATGGACAGAAGCATTGAAATTAATGCCTGTTGGTTCTAAATGGATTATTTATGTTCCTCAGAATCTTGCTTATGGTTCAAGAGACGCAGGTCAAATTAAACCATTCTCAACTCTTGTTTTTGAAGTTGAGTTACTTGAGATTGTTAAGTAA
- a CDS encoding FKBP-type peptidyl-prolyl cis-trans isomerase has product MDKFSYAIGLGIGQNLLSMGAQNINVDDFANAIKAVLNNEEPAMSHTEAREIVNKYFAELENEMNASNIEKGASFLEENKKKDNVITLPSGLQYEVLTEGTGKKAQATDQVKCHYEGTLIDGTLFDSSIKRGEPAVFGVNQVIPGWVEALQLMPEGSKWRLYIPSDLAYGARGAGEMIPPHSTLIFDVELIQVL; this is encoded by the coding sequence ATGGATAAATTTAGTTATGCTATCGGCTTAGGTATAGGCCAAAACCTTCTGAGCATGGGCGCTCAAAACATCAATGTTGATGACTTTGCTAATGCAATAAAAGCAGTTCTGAATAACGAAGAACCAGCAATGTCCCACACAGAAGCCCGAGAAATTGTTAACAAATATTTTGCTGAGCTTGAGAACGAGATGAATGCTTCCAATATTGAAAAAGGAGCTTCATTCCTTGAAGAAAATAAGAAAAAAGACAATGTAATAACATTGCCTAGCGGATTGCAATATGAGGTTCTTACCGAAGGTACAGGAAAAAAAGCTCAAGCAACAGATCAGGTAAAATGCCATTACGAAGGAACACTGATTGATGGAACACTGTTTGATAGCTCAATAAAGAGAGGCGAACCTGCTGTATTTGGTGTTAACCAGGTTATCCCAGGATGGGTAGAAGCACTACAATTAATGCCGGAAGGTTCTAAATGGAGACTTTATATTCCTTCTGATTTAGCTTATGGAGCTCGTGGAGCCGGAGAAATGATTCCTCCTCACAGCACATTAATTTTTGATGTTGAATTAATTCAAGTTTTATAA
- a CDS encoding Sir2 family NAD-dependent protein deacetylase — MKKLVVLSGAGISVESGGSTFRGANGLWGKYPIEQVATPEGYASDPELVLNFYNDMRRQLLTSLPNKGHELIAELEKEFNVTVVTQNIDDLHERAGSSKVIHLHGELTKVCSSYSPYDQRYVKELSSEEYNIKVGDLSPDGSQYRPYIVWYGEAVPKIDEAIQYVQEADIFLIIGTSLNVYPAAGLLNYVPFKTPVYLVDPNEVTVNTNHHQIHVIRKVASEGMSEFVRLLTGQN, encoded by the coding sequence ATGAAAAAACTAGTTGTTTTATCGGGTGCAGGGATAAGTGTTGAAAGCGGTGGCAGCACATTTAGAGGCGCTAACGGACTGTGGGGCAAATATCCGATTGAACAGGTTGCTACTCCTGAAGGATATGCTTCGGATCCGGAATTAGTACTGAATTTTTATAATGATATGCGCCGGCAATTGCTCACTTCATTACCTAATAAGGGACATGAACTGATTGCTGAACTGGAAAAAGAATTTAATGTAACTGTCGTTACTCAGAATATAGACGATCTTCATGAGCGTGCAGGAAGTTCAAAGGTGATTCATCTTCATGGAGAACTAACTAAAGTGTGCTCTTCTTACTCTCCTTATGACCAAAGATACGTAAAGGAATTATCTTCAGAAGAATATAATATAAAAGTTGGAGACTTATCTCCCGATGGATCGCAATACCGGCCTTATATTGTGTGGTACGGTGAAGCTGTTCCAAAAATTGATGAAGCTATCCAGTATGTTCAGGAAGCTGATATCTTTTTGATAATAGGCACTTCTTTGAATGTATATCCGGCTGCAGGTCTACTTAACTATGTTCCTTTTAAAACTCCGGTATACCTTGTCGATCCTAATGAAGTAACAGTAAATACCAATCATCATCAGATTCATGTAATCCGTAAGGTTGCTTCTGAGGGGATGAGTGAGTTCGTAAGGCTTTTAACAGGACAAAACTAA
- a CDS encoding nucleoside kinase, producing MTETVRIYCQNNDTYKDFPIGSSLMHIFKGFNLDFPYPVLSAKVNNRAEGLNFRVYNNKDIEFLDFRDLSGMRTYVRSLCFVLCKAVADVFPNGKILLEHPVSKGYFCNLLLGRAVTSEDVERIKTRMQEIIDENLSFRRTECHISEAVKLFTERNMMDKVKLLETSGSIYTYYYTLGDYIDYYYGSLLQRTGDIKLFDVVKYYDGLLLRIPSRENPNVLEEVVKQEKMLDVFKEYLKWSDIMDMNNVGDFNVACNEGNATDIINVAEALQEKKIAQIADTIYQRRENGGKVRLVLISGPSSSGKTTFCKRLSVQLMTNGLRPYSISLDDYFVNREETPLDEKGNYDYESLYALDLKLFNAHLEALLRGEEVEIPTFNFALGRKEYKGNKLRIESNTILILEGIHALNPELTPLIPAKNKFKIYVSALTTISLDDHNWIPTTDNRLIRRIIRDSNYRGYSARETISRWPSVRAGEDKWIFPYQENADVMFNSALLFEIAVLRRFVEPVLTGVPRNCPEYAEAYRLLKFIKYFVPIQEKEIPPTSLLREFLGGSSFKY from the coding sequence ATGACAGAAACAGTCAGAATATATTGCCAGAATAATGATACTTATAAAGATTTTCCGATAGGAAGCTCTCTGATGCACATATTTAAAGGGTTTAATCTGGACTTCCCTTATCCGGTGCTCAGCGCCAAGGTGAATAACCGTGCCGAAGGTCTTAATTTCCGTGTTTATAATAATAAAGATATCGAGTTTCTCGATTTCAGAGATTTATCGGGCATGCGAACTTATGTTCGTTCATTGTGCTTTGTTCTTTGTAAGGCGGTGGCCGATGTTTTTCCGAATGGAAAGATCCTTCTGGAGCACCCTGTTTCAAAAGGATATTTTTGTAACCTTCTTCTTGGTCGTGCCGTAACATCCGAAGATGTGGAACGCATTAAAACCCGGATGCAAGAGATTATAGATGAAAACCTATCTTTTCGTCGCACTGAGTGCCATATTTCAGAAGCCGTAAAACTGTTTACTGAGCGTAATATGATGGATAAAGTCAAGCTGCTCGAAACGTCCGGATCAATCTATACATATTATTATACACTCGGCGATTATATAGATTACTATTACGGAAGTCTTCTACAACGTACCGGAGATATCAAATTGTTTGATGTTGTGAAGTACTATGATGGCTTGCTTCTTCGTATTCCGAGCAGGGAAAACCCTAACGTTCTTGAAGAAGTTGTTAAGCAAGAAAAGATGCTTGATGTTTTCAAAGAGTATCTGAAATGGAGCGACATTATGGATATGAATAATGTTGGCGATTTTAATGTGGCTTGCAATGAAGGAAATGCAACAGATATTATTAATGTGGCCGAGGCGCTGCAAGAAAAAAAGATAGCTCAGATTGCTGACACTATTTATCAGAGAAGAGAAAACGGAGGGAAAGTGAGGCTGGTACTTATTTCCGGTCCATCTTCTTCCGGTAAAACAACATTCTGTAAACGCTTGTCAGTGCAACTGATGACAAACGGTCTCAGACCTTATTCAATTTCGCTGGATGATTATTTTGTGAATAGAGAAGAAACTCCTTTGGACGAGAAGGGTAACTATGACTATGAATCGCTCTATGCTCTCGACCTGAAACTATTCAATGCCCATCTCGAGGCATTGCTAAGAGGAGAAGAGGTTGAAATACCTACTTTCAATTTTGCTTTGGGTAGGAAAGAGTATAAAGGAAATAAGCTTAGAATAGAGTCCAATACAATTCTTATACTGGAGGGAATTCATGCTTTAAATCCGGAGTTGACCCCTCTTATTCCTGCAAAGAATAAGTTTAAAATTTATGTCTCGGCATTGACAACCATATCATTGGACGATCATAACTGGATTCCTACTACCGATAATCGTTTGATTCGTAGAATTATCCGGGATAGTAATTACCGTGGATATTCTGCCAGAGAAACGATTTCCCGCTGGCCGAGTGTGAGAGCAGGAGAGGATAAATGGATTTTTCCTTATCAGGAAAATGCAGATGTGATGTTTAATTCTGCATTATTATTTGAAATAGCAGTGTTACGGCGCTTTGTAGAACCGGTTTTAACGGGAGTGCCCCGTAATTGTCCGGAATATGCAGAGGCTTATCGGTTATTGAAGTTTATCAAGTATTTTGTGCCGATACAGGAAAAAGAGATTCCGCCAACTTCTCTTTTAAGAGAGTTCTTAGGAGGCAGTAGCTTTAAGTATTAA
- the rpoN gene encoding RNA polymerase factor sigma-54, which yields MAQGTHQIQSQQQVQTLSPQQILVVKLLELPAVELEDRIRAEILENPALEEGEPDSSADDNLDKNGLDDDSFSDSNEDYSLGDYLTDDDIPDYKLQESSRSKEERAEDIPFSEVTSFYEILKEQLGERNLTEHQLELAEYLIGSLDDDGLLRKSLYNISDELAIYGGIDASEKELENVLNIIQDFDPAGIGARNLQECLLIQIKRKEDSYTKQNEINIIEKCYEEFTRKHWDKIMQRLNLSEEDFQEALQEITKLNPRPGSSMGEAIGRNLQQIVPDFIVDTFDDGIIILNLNNKNVPELRMNRNFMDMLDEHTRNKQNQSKDSKNAMLFLKQKIDAAQGFIEAVKQRQNTLITTMQAIIDVQRPFFLEGDESLLKPMILKDIADRTGLDISTISRVSNSKYVQTNFGIFSLKFFFGEGFTTEDGGEMSSREIRRILKEHIDNEDKKKPLTDDELTEILKKEGFPIARRTVAKYRQQMNIPVARLRK from the coding sequence ATGGCCCAAGGTACTCATCAGATACAGTCTCAGCAGCAGGTGCAGACCCTCTCACCGCAGCAAATTCTGGTTGTTAAACTGCTGGAATTGCCGGCAGTGGAACTGGAAGATCGCATTCGTGCCGAGATTCTGGAAAATCCGGCTCTCGAAGAAGGAGAACCGGATAGCTCTGCTGATGATAATTTAGATAAAAACGGTCTGGATGATGATTCTTTTTCAGATTCAAACGAGGATTATTCATTGGGTGATTATCTAACAGATGATGATATTCCCGATTATAAGCTCCAGGAAAGTAGCCGTTCAAAAGAGGAACGTGCAGAAGATATTCCATTTTCTGAGGTTACCTCATTTTATGAAATTCTAAAAGAACAGTTAGGAGAACGTAACTTGACTGAGCACCAGCTTGAATTAGCCGAATATCTCATAGGCTCTCTTGATGATGACGGACTTCTGAGAAAAAGCTTATATAATATTTCTGACGAGTTGGCAATTTATGGTGGAATTGATGCGAGTGAAAAAGAACTGGAGAATGTGCTTAATATTATTCAGGATTTTGATCCTGCCGGTATTGGTGCCCGAAATTTACAGGAATGCCTGCTTATTCAGATAAAACGGAAAGAAGATTCATACACAAAACAAAATGAGATTAATATCATTGAAAAGTGTTATGAAGAATTTACCCGTAAGCATTGGGATAAAATTATGCAGAGGCTTAACCTTTCTGAAGAAGATTTTCAGGAAGCACTTCAGGAAATAACCAAACTAAATCCTCGTCCGGGCAGCTCTATGGGTGAAGCTATCGGAAGAAACCTGCAGCAAATTGTACCCGATTTTATTGTAGATACGTTTGATGATGGAATTATTATATTAAATCTCAACAACAAAAATGTTCCTGAATTGCGTATGAATCGTAATTTTATGGATATGTTGGATGAGCACACCAGAAATAAACAGAATCAATCAAAAGACTCTAAAAATGCAATGCTTTTTCTGAAACAGAAAATTGATGCAGCTCAGGGTTTTATTGAAGCGGTCAAACAAAGACAAAATACACTCATCACAACGATGCAAGCTATTATTGATGTGCAACGACCGTTTTTCCTTGAAGGAGACGAATCTTTACTGAAACCAATGATTCTGAAAGATATTGCAGATCGTACCGGTTTGGATATATCAACAATATCTCGTGTAAGTAACAGTAAATACGTACAGACAAACTTTGGAATATTTTCTCTTAAATTCTTTTTCGGAGAAGGATTTACTACGGAAGATGGTGGAGAAATGTCATCCAGAGAGATTAGAAGAATTTTGAAAGAACATATTGATAACGAAGATAAGAAGAAGCCTTTAACTGATGATGAATTGACTGAGATTCTGAAAAAAGAAGGTTTCCCCATTGCCCGCCGTACTGTTGCCAAATACAGACAGCAGATGAATATACCTGTGGCAAGGCTTAGAAAATAA
- the gcvH gene encoding glycine cleavage system protein GcvH, with the protein MNFPEQLKYTNEHEWIRLDGEFAYVGITDYAQEQLGDIVFVDIPSVGDTLAQGEVFGTIEVVKTISDLFLPVSGEIVEMNGSLEDNPELVNSEPYDKGWIIKMKPSDLSEFDSLLDASAYRNLINE; encoded by the coding sequence ATGAACTTTCCTGAACAATTAAAGTACACAAACGAACACGAATGGATTCGTTTAGATGGAGAATTTGCTTACGTAGGTATAACAGACTATGCACAAGAACAATTGGGTGACATTGTTTTTGTTGATATACCCAGTGTGGGCGATACTCTGGCTCAAGGAGAAGTATTTGGAACAATCGAGGTTGTGAAAACTATTTCAGATTTATTCCTTCCTGTTTCCGGTGAAATTGTTGAAATGAACGGATCTTTGGAAGATAATCCTGAATTAGTAAACTCTGAACCGTATGATAAAGGATGGATTATTAAAATGAAACCATCAGATCTTTCTGAGTTCGACTCATTACTTGATGCGTCAGCATATCGTAACTTAATTAATGAATAA
- the purE gene encoding 5-(carboxyamino)imidazole ribonucleotide mutase, producing the protein MTPVVSIIMGSTSDLPVMDKAAAFLNDMEVPFEINALSAHRTPEAVEEFSKNAKERGIQVIIAAAGMAAHLPGVIAASTTIPVIGVPIKSTLEGMDALLAIVQMPPGIPVATVGINGALNAAILAVQMIALSDKELELKLAAYKEGLKKKIVKANEELKEVKYQFKTN; encoded by the coding sequence ATGACTCCAGTAGTAAGTATTATTATGGGCAGTACCTCAGATCTGCCGGTTATGGATAAAGCAGCAGCTTTCCTGAATGATATGGAAGTGCCTTTTGAAATAAACGCATTATCTGCACACCGTACTCCCGAAGCCGTAGAAGAATTTTCAAAGAACGCAAAAGAGCGTGGAATTCAGGTTATTATTGCAGCCGCAGGTATGGCAGCCCATCTTCCGGGTGTTATAGCAGCGTCTACAACTATACCTGTGATTGGTGTTCCCATAAAGTCTACATTGGAGGGAATGGATGCCTTGTTGGCTATTGTTCAGATGCCTCCGGGAATTCCTGTCGCAACTGTAGGTATTAACGGTGCTCTTAACGCAGCAATTCTAGCCGTTCAGATGATTGCTCTTTCTGATAAGGAACTTGAATTGAAACTGGCAGCTTATAAAGAAGGCTTAAAGAAGAAAATTGTAAAAGCCAATGAAGAGCTGAAGGAAGTTAAGTATCAGTTTAAAACTAATTAA